A genomic region of Devosia ginsengisoli contains the following coding sequences:
- a CDS encoding GGDEF domain-containing protein yields MCLAMVLRFKRRKVLDVWLAVLFGVSSLQFLLKPFAAVLLGSGDSAQAYIGTTYAALSQSSGAMLLIANGLLMLLIIVRDAMAEITARSETDTLSGLLNRRGFEDRADRLLATTMRAGLPGAMVVADLDHFKAINDSHGHEAGDRVIRAFADMLGATADERAVIGRLGGEEFAVFIPGTNLPTARLYAEGVRSGFSSISIANLGPDRRVSASFGVAALTEGDSLSDLLRRTDAALYEAKKGGRDRVCVSDPDAELPPAVVTHGERRQGSRQRD; encoded by the coding sequence ATGTGCCTGGCGATGGTGCTGCGCTTCAAGCGCCGCAAGGTGCTCGATGTCTGGCTGGCGGTGCTGTTCGGCGTGTCCAGCCTGCAATTTCTGCTCAAGCCCTTTGCGGCCGTGCTGCTGGGCTCGGGCGACAGCGCCCAGGCCTATATCGGCACCACTTATGCCGCCCTGTCGCAGAGCTCGGGCGCCATGCTTCTGATCGCCAATGGCCTGCTCATGCTGCTGATCATCGTGCGCGATGCCATGGCCGAAATCACCGCACGTTCGGAAACCGATACGCTCAGTGGCCTGCTCAACCGGCGCGGTTTCGAGGATCGGGCCGACCGCTTGCTGGCCACCACGATGCGCGCCGGCCTGCCCGGTGCCATGGTCGTGGCCGATCTCGATCACTTCAAGGCCATCAATGACAGCCATGGCCACGAGGCCGGCGATCGGGTGATCCGCGCCTTTGCCGACATGCTGGGAGCGACCGCCGATGAGCGCGCCGTGATCGGAAGGCTGGGCGGGGAGGAATTTGCCGTGTTCATTCCGGGCACCAACCTGCCGACGGCACGGCTTTATGCCGAAGGCGTGCGGTCAGGCTTTTCCAGCATATCCATCGCCAATCTGGGACCGGACCGCCGGGTCAGCGCCAGCTTCGGTGTCGCCGCGCTCACGGAAGGGGACAGCCTGTCAGACCTGCTGCGCCGCACCGATGCGGCGCTTTACGAGGCCAAGAAAGGCGGGCGCGACCGGGTCTGCGTCTCGGACCCCGATGCGGAACTGCCGCCGGCAGTGGTGACCCATGGCGAGCGCCGGCAGGGCTCGCGCCAGCGCGACTGA
- a CDS encoding RidA family protein yields MVQRVSTGSPFEATFGYSRAVRHEDTVYVSGTTGYDYASMTMPDDIGQQASNALATIDKALREAGSSIQDTVRVVYYVGDRNDVDAVVKAVGPVFKDIRPAASMLIVQMIEPGMKIEIEVTARIGAANS; encoded by the coding sequence ATGGTCCAGCGCGTTTCCACCGGTTCGCCCTTCGAGGCGACCTTCGGCTATTCCCGTGCCGTCAGGCACGAGGATACGGTCTATGTCTCGGGCACGACGGGGTATGACTATGCCTCCATGACCATGCCCGACGATATCGGCCAGCAGGCAAGCAATGCGCTGGCTACCATCGACAAGGCCCTGCGCGAGGCCGGCTCGTCCATCCAGGACACGGTGCGCGTGGTCTATTATGTCGGTGATCGCAACGACGTGGATGCCGTGGTCAAGGCCGTCGGTCCGGTGTTCAAAGACATCCGCCCGGCGGCCTCGATGCTGATCGTGCAGATGATCGAGCCCGGCATGAAGATCGAGATCGAGGTCACCGCCCGCATCGGCGCGGCCAATTCCTGA
- the leuD gene encoding 3-isopropylmalate dehydratase small subunit has product MDKFTSLTGVAAPLPIINIDTDMIIPKQYLKTIKRTGLGTALFSEMRYNEDGTENPDFVLNKPSYRQASIIVAGDNFGCGSSREHAPWALLDFGVRCVISTSFADIFYNNCFKNGILPVVVTPEQLKLLLDDAERGSNATLTVDLESQTIKGPDGGTIHFDIDPSRKQILLEGLDDIAGTLKSDPSITSFEGKMAADRPWL; this is encoded by the coding sequence ATGGACAAGTTCACCAGTCTGACCGGTGTCGCGGCGCCCCTGCCGATCATCAATATCGACACCGACATGATCATCCCCAAGCAGTACCTCAAGACCATCAAGCGGACGGGTCTGGGCACGGCGCTGTTTTCCGAGATGCGCTACAATGAGGACGGCACGGAGAATCCCGATTTCGTGCTGAACAAGCCCAGCTATCGCCAGGCCAGCATCATCGTGGCCGGCGACAATTTCGGCTGCGGTTCCTCCCGCGAGCATGCCCCCTGGGCCCTGCTCGATTTCGGCGTGCGCTGCGTCATCTCCACCAGCTTTGCCGATATTTTCTACAATAACTGCTTCAAGAACGGCATCCTGCCGGTCGTGGTCACGCCGGAGCAGCTCAAGCTGCTGCTCGACGATGCCGAGCGCGGCTCCAATGCCACGCTGACCGTCGATCTCGAAAGCCAGACCATCAAGGGGCCGGATGGCGGCACCATCCATTTCGATATCGACCCCAGCCGCAAGCAGATCCTGCTCGAAGGCCTCGACGATATCGCCGGCACGCTGAAATCCGATCCGTCCATCACCTCCTTCGAGGGCAAGATGGCCGCCGATCGCCCCTGGCTCTAA
- the argC gene encoding N-acetyl-gamma-glutamyl-phosphate reductase, with product MVAKIFIDGEAGTTGLQIRERLAGRRDLEVLSISADKRKDQDERKRLLNAADIAILCLPDDAARESVSLIDNGTTRVIDASTAFRVDPDWAYGFAEMDKGQSDKIANARFVANPGCWPQGLIATVRPLVEVGLLPADFAVTYNGISGYSGGGKQMISEYEAAGSAASHFMPYALTFQHKHVPEMTKYTGLAGAPLFVPTVGDFAQGMTTFVPLQLGQLAKVPTGRDLHAAIADHFAGIRDSFVTVAPYEEIAKTSALDPEAHNGTNTMTLHVFANDARAQAVLVAVYDNLGKGASGAAVQNLNLMLGVSARESLAA from the coding sequence ATGGTCGCGAAGATTTTCATCGATGGCGAAGCTGGAACCACGGGTCTGCAGATCCGCGAACGCCTGGCCGGCCGGCGCGACCTCGAAGTGCTCTCCATATCGGCTGACAAGCGCAAGGATCAGGACGAGCGCAAGCGCCTGCTCAATGCGGCCGATATCGCCATCCTGTGCCTGCCCGACGATGCGGCCAGGGAAAGCGTCAGCCTGATCGACAACGGCACCACCCGCGTCATCGACGCTTCGACTGCGTTCCGCGTCGATCCGGACTGGGCCTATGGCTTTGCCGAAATGGACAAGGGGCAGTCCGACAAAATCGCCAATGCGCGCTTCGTCGCCAATCCCGGCTGCTGGCCGCAGGGGCTGATCGCCACGGTGCGGCCGCTGGTAGAAGTCGGGCTGCTGCCCGCCGACTTTGCCGTCACCTATAACGGCATTTCCGGCTATTCGGGCGGCGGGAAGCAGATGATTTCAGAATATGAGGCGGCCGGCAGCGCTGCCAGTCATTTCATGCCCTATGCGCTGACCTTCCAGCACAAGCACGTGCCGGAAATGACCAAATATACCGGCCTCGCGGGTGCGCCGCTTTTCGTGCCCACCGTCGGCGATTTCGCCCAGGGCATGACCACTTTCGTGCCGCTGCAACTCGGGCAACTGGCCAAGGTGCCCACGGGCCGCGACCTGCACGCCGCCATTGCCGATCACTTCGCCGGTATCAGGGACAGCTTCGTCACTGTCGCGCCCTATGAGGAGATCGCCAAGACGTCGGCACTGGATCCCGAGGCGCATAACGGCACCAATACGATGACGCTGCATGTCTTCGCCAATGATGCCCGTGCCCAGGCCGTGCTGGTGGCGGTCTACGACAATCTGGGCAAGGGCGCCTCCGGCGCCGCGGTGCAGAATCTCAACCTGATGCTGGGCGTGAGCGCGCGAGAGAGCCTGGCGGCCTAG
- a CDS encoding SRPBCC family protein, whose translation MSDTVEAKVTHRFAASPERVYDTFLDPDRVRDWQAAWLRHGGMGGDVTASELNPIVGGTFLFADKREDGEARHWGMFLDLERPTRIAFTWIVDESEEDDPSEVTLIIEPEPDGPGAVATLYHAMDAQWVDYVPQTEKGWQAMLEGLDSVL comes from the coding sequence ATGTCCGACACGGTCGAAGCCAAGGTCACCCATCGTTTCGCAGCCAGCCCCGAACGGGTCTATGACACGTTTCTCGATCCCGACAGGGTGCGCGACTGGCAGGCGGCGTGGCTCCGCCATGGCGGCATGGGCGGCGATGTCACGGCAAGCGAACTCAACCCAATCGTCGGTGGCACCTTCCTTTTCGCCGACAAGCGCGAGGATGGCGAGGCGCGCCATTGGGGCATGTTCCTCGATCTCGAGCGGCCGACCAGGATCGCCTTTACCTGGATTGTCGACGAGAGCGAGGAGGATGACCCTTCCGAGGTCACGCTGATCATCGAGCCGGAACCAGATGGTCCGGGCGCCGTGGCCACGCTTTATCACGCCATGGATGCGCAATGGGTCGACTATGTCCCGCAGACCGAAAAAGGCTGGCAAGCCATGCTCGAAGGCCTCGATTCGGTGCTTTAG
- the deoD gene encoding purine-nucleoside phosphorylase — protein MTPHNHAIKGDYADAVLLPGDPLRAKWIAETFLDEAKLVNSVRNCLGYTGTWKGKRVSVQATGMGQPSLSIYVHELINTYGLKTLIRVGTCGGLNARVKVRDLILAQAASTDSAIVRDRFGPYNFAPIADFGLLRAAAEKAEAAGMRYHAGNMLSSDIFYHADGFAGYDKLPDHGVIGVEMEAAALYTLAARFGVKALTICTMTDCLITHEEIDANERQTSLKEMVTLALDVAVEA, from the coding sequence ATGACCCCCCATAACCACGCTATCAAAGGCGACTATGCCGATGCCGTGCTGCTGCCGGGCGATCCGCTGCGCGCCAAGTGGATTGCCGAGACCTTCCTCGACGAGGCCAAGCTGGTCAATTCGGTGCGCAATTGCCTGGGCTATACCGGGACATGGAAGGGCAAGCGCGTCTCGGTGCAGGCCACGGGCATGGGCCAGCCCTCGCTGTCGATCTATGTGCATGAGCTGATCAATACCTATGGGCTCAAGACGCTGATCCGCGTCGGCACCTGCGGCGGGCTCAATGCCAGGGTGAAGGTGCGCGACCTGATCCTGGCGCAGGCCGCTTCCACCGACAGCGCCATCGTGCGCGACCGCTTCGGGCCGTACAACTTTGCCCCCATCGCCGATTTCGGCCTGCTGCGCGCGGCGGCGGAAAAGGCCGAAGCGGCGGGCATGCGCTATCACGCCGGCAATATGCTGAGCTCGGACATTTTCTATCATGCCGATGGCTTTGCCGGTTACGACAAGCTGCCCGACCACGGCGTGATCGGCGTCGAAATGGAGGCGGCGGCGCTCTATACGCTGGCAGCGCGGTTCGGGGTCAAGGCGCTGACCATCTGCACCATGACCGATTGCCTGATCACCCACGAGGAAATCGACGCCAATGAGCGCCAGACCTCGCTCAAGGAAATGGTGACGCTGGCGCTGGATGTGGCGGTGGAGGCATAG